A stretch of the Bacillus sp. FJAT-18017 genome encodes the following:
- a CDS encoding cupin domain-containing protein translates to MDVLTLKNINADPGTAVPLKTIFGKKGISGDFRMGTVTISPGKRVPLAGVSNHAENEYSIILKGSIVTETIGKTYRVSAGEATFIPAGQEHIAYNDGTEDCEIVWVLVG, encoded by the coding sequence GTGGATGTCCTTACTTTAAAAAATATAAATGCGGATCCTGGTACCGCTGTCCCGCTAAAGACCATCTTTGGAAAAAAGGGAATATCAGGGGATTTCAGGATGGGAACAGTGACCATTTCTCCTGGAAAGAGGGTCCCTTTGGCCGGGGTATCCAATCATGCCGAAAACGAGTATTCAATTATTCTAAAGGGCTCAATCGTCACTGAAACAATCGGGAAAACCTATCGGGTGTCTGCAGGGGAAGCCACATTCATCCCCGCAGGACAGGAGCATATCGCCTACAATGACGGCACCGAAGACTGCGAAATCGTCTGGGTACTAGTCGGCTAG
- a CDS encoding hydantoinase B/oxoprolinase family protein, whose product MTQVVRTKVDPFTLEIVKDSLIAIGDEMFIALAKTSMSPIIYEVLDYASGLTDAKGQLLTQGNGVTGFIGMLSDMVKQTLKKFGDGKLKEGDIVIINDSYGGGGSHLSDVGLVMPIFYEGEIVAFSANKAHWTEVGGKDPGSFSNDATDIFQEGLQFPCVKLFSEGQINQAIVDIIEANVRFPDLSLGDMWAQVAALKTGEKRVKELCSKHGKELVLSSVHYLLDHGEQLARQELKKLPKGTFEAENYIDDDGFGNGPFLVKVKVTITDEKFVADFRGSHPQVMGPINCSYTALVSAVRAIFMAITNPSQDANDGVFRLLEVITDKASVLSAERPAPVSIYWESMQAGADLIWKALAPHIPHRLSAGHLLSVCSVVLSGLHQDSNEPFLIVEPSVGGWGASEGQDGARGKFCIGDGETYNVPVEVAETRYGVMVDEYSLRADGTGAGEYIGGSGVVRSYRAMSDNQQVSVTFGRHKFAPWGMSDGKDGSTNEFYVEKANGEVDGPYGIYARYPLNKGDVVKLVTATGGGFGDPLKRPAEKVASDVKNGYISVSQAENDFGVKVNPQTYEIEGVTEQRKQREAV is encoded by the coding sequence ATGACTCAAGTTGTTCGGACGAAAGTAGACCCATTTACACTCGAGATTGTCAAAGATTCCTTAATAGCAATTGGCGACGAGATGTTTATTGCCCTTGCAAAAACATCGATGAGCCCGATTATCTATGAGGTCCTCGATTATGCAAGCGGCCTTACAGATGCCAAAGGGCAATTGCTGACTCAAGGGAATGGTGTTACTGGTTTTATAGGAATGCTCTCTGACATGGTCAAGCAGACATTGAAAAAGTTCGGAGACGGCAAGCTGAAAGAAGGGGATATCGTCATCATCAATGATTCCTATGGCGGCGGGGGATCCCACCTTTCTGACGTCGGGCTTGTCATGCCGATTTTTTATGAAGGTGAAATCGTTGCATTTTCTGCTAATAAAGCCCACTGGACAGAGGTAGGCGGCAAAGATCCTGGATCGTTCAGCAACGATGCGACCGATATCTTCCAGGAGGGGCTGCAATTCCCATGTGTAAAGCTGTTTAGTGAAGGACAAATCAACCAGGCGATTGTTGATATCATCGAGGCAAATGTCCGATTCCCGGATCTGTCGTTGGGGGATATGTGGGCACAGGTTGCCGCATTGAAGACAGGCGAAAAACGGGTGAAGGAATTATGCAGCAAGCATGGGAAAGAGCTTGTCCTTTCCTCTGTCCACTATTTGCTCGATCATGGCGAGCAGCTTGCCCGTCAAGAGCTTAAAAAGCTGCCGAAGGGAACATTTGAGGCTGAAAACTACATCGATGATGACGGTTTCGGCAATGGTCCTTTCCTCGTAAAAGTTAAGGTAACAATCACAGATGAGAAGTTTGTTGCAGACTTCAGAGGAAGCCATCCGCAGGTCATGGGGCCGATCAATTGCTCTTATACTGCACTCGTATCGGCTGTGCGAGCCATCTTTATGGCGATTACAAATCCTTCCCAGGATGCAAATGACGGAGTGTTCCGCCTGCTGGAAGTCATAACGGATAAGGCATCAGTCCTGTCAGCAGAACGGCCTGCACCTGTATCGATCTATTGGGAAAGCATGCAGGCTGGCGCGGACCTGATATGGAAAGCGTTAGCCCCACACATCCCGCACCGGCTTTCTGCAGGGCATCTTCTCTCGGTTTGTTCAGTTGTGTTGTCCGGTTTGCATCAGGATTCAAATGAACCATTCCTTATTGTTGAGCCATCAGTCGGAGGATGGGGTGCTTCTGAGGGTCAGGATGGTGCAAGAGGAAAATTCTGTATCGGTGATGGTGAAACGTATAATGTTCCAGTTGAGGTTGCTGAAACAAGGTACGGTGTTATGGTCGATGAGTACAGCCTTCGGGCCGATGGAACCGGCGCAGGTGAGTATATTGGGGGATCGGGAGTCGTGCGTTCCTATAGGGCGATGAGCGACAATCAGCAGGTTTCGGTAACATTCGGCCGCCATAAATTCGCTCCATGGGGAATGAGCGATGGCAAGGACGGTTCAACCAATGAATTCTACGTTGAAAAAGCAAATGGCGAAGTTGATGGCCCATACGGAATATATGCAAGATATCCATTGAATAAGGGCGATGTTGTCAAACTTGTCACTGCAACTGGAGGCGGTTTTGGTGACCCGTTAAAGCGACCGGCTGAAAAGGTGGCAAGTGATGTCAAAAACGGATATATTTCCGTTTCCCAGGCCGAAAACGACTTTGGAGTGAAAGTAAACCCTCAAACCTATGAAATTGAAGGGGTAACTGAACAGCGCAAGCAAAGGGAGGCAGTCTAA
- a CDS encoding hydantoinase/oxoprolinase family protein → MRVATDIGGTFTDLVYVNEEGSIGVAKSHTTPPNFEKGVIDVIEKSGIDQRSIQTFIHGTTVIINALTERKGVKTGLITTKGFRDVLEIARGNRPDLFNVRYQKPVPFVERYLRQEVEERLNYKGEVIAALDKERLKEVIPYFKNVGVEAIAVAYLHSYVNPVHEIETVEMIKEIWPEVAVTASHEVTKEWREYERTSTTVLNSYVKPIAASYVNRLHEKLVENQTDSQNYIMQSNGGTTTFNSAKQTPINMVESGPVAGIYGAAVLGEIIGEKNIIAFDIGGTTAKCSLINQGEVKVSTDYFIEKNERNAGYPIKVPVVDIVEIGNGGGSIAWIDGAGSLKVGPQSAGASPGPVAYGQGGTEPTTTDANLVTGRLSPENFDYHVDLEKVKAAIKEKVADHFGLSVEEAALGIIRIANSNMLNALKLISIRKGHNPGDFSLVAFGGGGSMHAPALAKELGVKKVIVPVASSVFSAWGMLMTDLRHDYIQTYIRRVSQLNPDEINNEWSSIERGAFEQFKEEGISEEKVLFTRFADIRYLGQEHTVKVPVPAGEWNENTLSEVEQRFGDLHEKNYTFKLEGTPTEIVNLHVTAFGKVVKPQLKKLDKIASDAGVAFKETRPVYFEDKGWIDTNVYHRQLLGKNVSVSGPAIVEEPSASTVIYPGQSLLVDEYGNLIIDTGVE, encoded by the coding sequence ATGCGGGTAGCTACTGATATTGGCGGAACTTTTACCGATCTGGTTTACGTCAATGAAGAGGGAAGCATTGGTGTTGCGAAAAGCCACACCACACCTCCAAACTTTGAAAAAGGTGTAATTGATGTTATCGAGAAAAGCGGGATTGACCAGCGTTCAATCCAGACGTTTATCCATGGGACTACTGTTATTATTAATGCCCTTACTGAACGGAAGGGAGTAAAGACGGGATTAATTACAACAAAAGGATTCCGGGATGTGCTGGAGATTGCCCGTGGAAATCGCCCGGATTTATTTAATGTACGCTACCAAAAGCCGGTGCCATTTGTTGAGCGGTATTTGCGCCAGGAAGTGGAAGAGCGTCTGAACTATAAAGGTGAAGTAATTGCAGCCCTGGATAAGGAAAGACTGAAAGAGGTTATCCCCTACTTCAAAAATGTTGGAGTCGAGGCGATTGCGGTAGCCTATCTGCATTCCTATGTAAATCCAGTTCATGAGATTGAAACGGTTGAAATGATTAAAGAGATTTGGCCGGAAGTTGCTGTTACTGCTTCGCACGAGGTGACGAAAGAGTGGAGGGAATACGAAAGGACCAGCACAACTGTTCTTAATTCGTATGTTAAACCGATTGCTGCATCTTATGTTAATCGCCTTCATGAAAAATTGGTAGAAAACCAGACTGATAGCCAGAATTACATAATGCAATCGAATGGCGGAACAACAACGTTTAATAGCGCCAAGCAGACGCCTATCAATATGGTTGAATCAGGGCCTGTTGCAGGCATTTATGGAGCAGCGGTTCTAGGTGAAATCATCGGGGAGAAGAACATCATTGCATTTGACATTGGCGGTACAACCGCAAAATGCTCTCTTATCAATCAAGGGGAAGTAAAGGTTTCCACTGATTATTTTATTGAAAAAAATGAACGGAATGCCGGTTACCCAATCAAAGTACCGGTTGTCGATATTGTGGAGATTGGAAATGGCGGCGGATCGATTGCCTGGATAGATGGTGCAGGGTCGCTTAAAGTTGGGCCGCAGTCAGCTGGTGCTTCTCCTGGTCCTGTCGCATATGGACAGGGAGGAACCGAGCCGACCACTACCGATGCGAACCTGGTTACTGGAAGGCTTTCACCGGAAAATTTTGATTATCACGTGGATTTGGAAAAAGTAAAAGCAGCCATTAAAGAAAAAGTAGCAGACCATTTCGGATTGAGCGTTGAAGAAGCTGCATTGGGGATTATCAGGATTGCGAATTCCAACATGCTAAATGCGTTAAAGCTGATTTCCATCCGCAAGGGCCACAACCCGGGCGATTTTTCACTCGTTGCTTTTGGCGGCGGCGGATCCATGCATGCCCCTGCTCTTGCCAAAGAATTAGGTGTCAAGAAAGTAATTGTTCCGGTCGCTTCCTCTGTATTTTCAGCTTGGGGAATGCTGATGACAGACCTTCGCCATGATTATATTCAGACCTATATCAGAAGGGTCAGCCAGCTTAATCCAGATGAAATAAACAACGAGTGGTCATCTATTGAAAGGGGAGCATTCGAGCAATTTAAGGAGGAAGGAATTTCTGAGGAAAAGGTATTGTTTACTAGATTTGCGGATATCCGCTATTTAGGCCAGGAGCATACAGTTAAGGTTCCGGTTCCTGCTGGTGAATGGAATGAAAATACACTTTCCGAAGTTGAACAGCGATTTGGCGACCTTCATGAAAAGAACTATACATTCAAGCTAGAGGGCACTCCTACTGAAATCGTTAATCTTCATGTCACTGCTTTTGGGAAAGTCGTGAAACCTCAGCTTAAAAAGCTGGACAAGATTGCAAGCGATGCGGGTGTTGCTTTTAAGGAAACACGCCCGGTTTACTTTGAAGACAAGGGATGGATTGATACTAATGTCTATCACCGCCAGCTTCTTGGAAAAAATGTCTCTGTTTCCGGTCCGGCGATTGTCGAGGAGCCCTCTGCATCGACAGTGATTTATCCTGGACAATCCCTGCTGGTGGATGAGTACGGTAATTTAATCATTGATACGGGGGTGGAATGA
- a CDS encoding helix-turn-helix domain-containing protein — protein sequence MEEIYKKIKDLRQQRGLTLKDMSERTELSISFLSQVERGATSLAITSLKKIADALNVRISEFFEEEQQNQNYAIKAGEHKPFQLKGSDFTYVRLNGEFPGRNLEPLLVTVAANQKQFQQYGHAGEEFYYVLNGLVIFHIDGKEYILRQGDSIHFPSSHQHTLENPANEESILLCVLTPVIF from the coding sequence ATGGAGGAAATTTATAAAAAGATTAAGGATTTAAGGCAGCAGCGGGGGCTTACTTTAAAGGATATGAGCGAAAGGACTGAGCTCTCCATCAGTTTTTTATCACAGGTTGAAAGAGGGGCAACTTCGCTTGCAATTACTTCCTTAAAGAAAATTGCAGATGCATTGAATGTAAGAATTTCCGAATTTTTTGAAGAGGAACAACAAAACCAGAATTATGCTATTAAGGCCGGTGAGCATAAGCCCTTTCAACTGAAAGGCTCAGATTTCACTTATGTAAGGCTGAACGGGGAGTTCCCAGGAAGAAACCTGGAACCGCTGCTGGTAACTGTGGCGGCGAATCAAAAGCAGTTCCAGCAATATGGGCATGCCGGGGAGGAATTTTATTATGTTCTAAATGGGCTGGTCATCTTTCATATTGACGGGAAGGAATACATTTTGCGCCAAGGCGACTCAATCCACTTTCCATCGTCACACCAGCATACCCTTGAAAACCCGGCAAATGAAGAATCCATATTACTTTGTGTGTTAACACCAGTTATTTTTTAA
- a CDS encoding CoxG family protein: protein MPSGVHSVVLTVPIEKVWSFVSSINNWAPLVPGYIEHEIVSDMESTWAFKGDLGFMKKKIKLKVDITKWEEPSRVTFDLSGISDNFTGNGYFEAEKLDGNSTRMTGCLNITARGATSSMVNSILKNFVPKTTEELTIAVADKIREIENVSV, encoded by the coding sequence ATGCCAAGCGGAGTACACAGCGTTGTTTTGACTGTACCAATTGAAAAAGTTTGGAGCTTTGTTAGTTCAATTAATAATTGGGCGCCACTTGTCCCTGGGTATATAGAACACGAAATTGTTAGTGATATGGAATCTACTTGGGCATTTAAGGGCGACCTGGGGTTCATGAAGAAAAAAATTAAATTGAAAGTGGATATTACAAAGTGGGAGGAGCCTAGCCGTGTCACCTTTGACTTGTCAGGAATTTCGGATAACTTTACCGGAAATGGCTATTTTGAAGCGGAAAAGTTGGACGGCAATTCCACTAGGATGACTGGGTGCCTGAATATTACTGCTCGCGGGGCAACGTCTTCGATGGTCAACAGCATTCTGAAGAATTTCGTTCCCAAAACCACTGAAGAATTAACAATTGCAGTCGCCGATAAAATTAGGGAAATTGAAAATGTGAGCGTGTAA
- a CDS encoding (deoxy)nucleoside triphosphate pyrophosphohydrolase encodes MKKTVKVVAAIIENEQNEILCALRSPEMSIPNMWEFPGGKVEPNEDLFAALTREIKEELHCEVKPSEIHNDITHEYETFIINLIAIKCKILSGTPIPTEHSKLIWLKRENLNSLVWAPADIPAVENLINEKV; translated from the coding sequence ATGAAGAAAACAGTCAAAGTTGTTGCAGCTATAATCGAAAATGAACAAAACGAGATTCTCTGTGCACTTCGGTCACCAGAAATGTCAATCCCGAATATGTGGGAGTTTCCAGGCGGTAAAGTGGAACCGAATGAGGATTTATTCGCAGCACTTACGAGGGAGATTAAAGAGGAACTGCATTGCGAGGTTAAACCTTCAGAAATACATAACGATATCACCCATGAATATGAAACATTCATCATTAATTTGATTGCGATTAAATGCAAGATTCTTAGCGGTACGCCAATCCCTACCGAGCATTCAAAACTAATCTGGCTGAAGCGTGAAAACCTGAACTCTCTAGTATGGGCTCCAGCGGATATTCCAGCAGTAGAAAATCTAATAAACGAAAAAGTATAG
- a CDS encoding DEAD/DEAH box helicase, with product MQVEKRLIVNSDKGNLLQELVDSMNECRRFYFSVAFINFSGLQLLLDPLREAEKKGVTGKIITSTYLNFTDAKALEKIREFSNVDLKVFVTDKEIGFHTKAYIFEYEDSYKVIIGSSNITQSALKSNVEWNVEVISKSDASFIKEVLKEYDALWERSQVADEKLIAEYEEFLKTLKGAQSKQYLIFEKPEYITPNRMQRRAIDNLARLRGFGEKKALVIAATGTGKTYMSAFDVKSFRPKRLLFVVHREEILRKAKETFEKLLPNENLTFGLLTGNHKEKNADFVFATIQTLSKTYQEFEQGEFDYLIIDEAHHATSPTYRDVLNYFTPKFTLGMTATPERSDGYNVFDLFDNNVALEVRLHEALDDELVIPFHYFGITDIEGIDLSDVSIDDIAEVTKRLKVNERVEFIIEKMEFYGHDGEKRKCLGFCAGIEHAEYMAAEFNRRGYKSACLTGGDSADIRERTINRLENDQDELEFIFTVDIFNEGVDIPSVNTVLMLRPTNSPIIFIQQLGRGLRKYANKSFLTVLDFIGNHNKTFLIALALNGSRYYDKESLKVAIATGFANIPGSTHIQMDKISQERILEQIDQENFNSMKYLKEEYFEFKKLNQGRIPYFLLDYLKYDGAPDPVKFIDKEKTYLQFVAKVEKTERLKALLSDDIFEKTLKELSGKLPLKRVYEFVIIKYLLDHDHISFEAAKNEILKWIHFVDDDSVLHALQTLNQDFYDSGELSRNLKLFDLQDGILVRTPVFEKVLRNEEYRKYIEDNVMYGIFRYEKEFKNEYYGVPHFKLYEQYKMNDAAFLSNFRKIHSSFRGSGLLTHGNDYFLYIDLHKDADVEEKLAYKDEIIDTRHFQWQTPHTTSQHTNTGQNIIYNKAREIHLHLFIRKYKVIDGKNEPFIYIGKGNTTSFEGNKPITVQMELEHELPYNLFIEFTKKV from the coding sequence ATGCAGGTTGAAAAGCGGTTGATCGTTAATTCAGATAAAGGGAATTTGCTTCAGGAATTGGTAGATTCAATGAATGAGTGCAGGAGATTTTATTTTAGTGTTGCCTTTATTAACTTCAGCGGACTTCAGCTGTTGCTTGATCCGCTGCGTGAGGCAGAGAAAAAAGGTGTTACCGGGAAGATTATTACTTCTACGTATCTTAATTTTACAGATGCGAAAGCATTGGAGAAAATTAGAGAGTTTAGCAATGTTGATTTAAAAGTGTTTGTGACGGATAAGGAGATTGGATTCCATACGAAGGCTTATATTTTTGAATATGAAGATTCATATAAAGTCATCATCGGTTCATCCAATATTACCCAGAGCGCGTTGAAAAGTAATGTTGAATGGAACGTGGAGGTTATTTCAAAGAGCGATGCTTCATTTATAAAAGAAGTCTTGAAGGAATATGATGCTCTATGGGAAAGATCCCAGGTTGCAGACGAAAAGCTGATTGCGGAATACGAGGAATTTCTGAAGACTCTTAAGGGAGCCCAATCCAAGCAGTACTTGATTTTTGAAAAGCCGGAATACATTACTCCGAACCGGATGCAGCGGCGTGCGATTGATAATCTTGCCCGACTCCGGGGCTTTGGTGAAAAGAAGGCGCTTGTGATTGCCGCAACCGGGACAGGGAAAACCTATATGTCTGCGTTTGATGTAAAAAGCTTCCGGCCGAAGAGGCTGCTATTTGTTGTACATAGGGAAGAGATTCTCAGAAAAGCGAAGGAGACGTTTGAAAAGCTGCTTCCGAATGAAAACCTTACCTTTGGTTTATTGACTGGCAATCACAAAGAAAAGAATGCGGATTTTGTTTTTGCGACAATTCAAACTCTGTCAAAGACTTATCAAGAGTTTGAACAGGGTGAGTTTGATTACCTTATCATCGATGAAGCTCACCATGCAACCAGTCCAACCTATCGAGATGTTTTGAACTATTTTACTCCGAAGTTCACTCTTGGGATGACCGCTACCCCAGAACGGAGCGACGGGTACAATGTGTTTGACCTTTTTGATAATAATGTTGCGCTTGAGGTACGGCTGCACGAGGCGCTTGATGATGAGCTGGTTATTCCGTTCCACTACTTTGGCATTACCGATATTGAGGGAATTGATTTGAGCGATGTTTCGATTGATGACATTGCCGAAGTGACCAAGCGCCTCAAAGTGAATGAGCGGGTTGAATTTATCATAGAGAAGATGGAATTCTACGGACACGATGGAGAGAAGCGGAAGTGTCTTGGCTTTTGCGCGGGGATCGAGCATGCCGAGTACATGGCTGCCGAGTTTAACCGAAGAGGCTATAAGAGTGCGTGCCTGACTGGAGGAGACTCCGCTGACATTCGTGAACGAACCATTAACCGTTTGGAAAATGACCAGGATGAACTGGAGTTTATTTTTACAGTCGATATTTTTAACGAAGGTGTCGATATTCCTTCGGTGAACACAGTTCTCATGTTAAGGCCGACCAACTCACCGATTATTTTTATCCAGCAGCTTGGGCGCGGTTTGCGTAAGTATGCCAACAAAAGCTTCCTAACGGTGCTCGATTTCATCGGGAATCATAATAAAACATTCTTGATTGCCCTGGCGCTTAATGGCAGCCGCTATTATGACAAGGAAAGCCTGAAGGTTGCAATCGCAACGGGTTTTGCCAATATTCCCGGCTCTACACATATTCAAATGGATAAGATTTCCCAAGAACGGATCCTCGAGCAGATCGATCAGGAAAACTTTAATTCCATGAAGTATCTGAAGGAAGAGTACTTTGAGTTTAAAAAGCTTAACCAGGGACGAATTCCCTACTTCTTATTGGATTATCTAAAGTATGATGGTGCGCCTGACCCGGTAAAATTCATCGACAAAGAGAAAACGTATTTGCAGTTTGTCGCTAAAGTGGAGAAGACGGAACGGTTGAAAGCTTTATTGAGCGATGATATTTTTGAAAAAACGCTTAAGGAGCTTTCAGGTAAATTACCGCTTAAGCGGGTGTATGAGTTTGTTATCATAAAATACCTGCTTGACCATGATCACATCTCGTTCGAGGCAGCTAAGAATGAAATCTTAAAGTGGATCCATTTTGTTGATGACGATAGTGTTCTTCATGCGCTGCAAACCTTGAATCAGGACTTTTACGACAGTGGGGAATTGAGCAGGAATTTGAAGCTGTTTGATTTGCAGGATGGGATTTTAGTGCGGACACCCGTTTTTGAAAAAGTTCTCCGAAATGAGGAGTACCGGAAGTATATTGAAGACAATGTGATGTATGGGATTTTCCGGTATGAAAAAGAATTTAAGAACGAGTACTATGGTGTGCCGCATTTCAAATTGTACGAACAGTATAAAATGAATGATGCAGCCTTTCTGTCCAATTTTAGAAAAATCCATAGTTCATTTAGAGGATCCGGCCTGCTTACCCATGGAAATGACTACTTCTTGTATATTGATTTGCATAAGGATGCAGACGTTGAGGAAAAGCTTGCCTATAAGGATGAAATAATCGACACACGGCATTTCCAATGGCAAACGCCTCATACAACTTCTCAGCATACAAATACCGGACAAAATATAATCTATAACAAGGCTAGGGAAATACATCTGCACTTGTTTATCAGGAAATACAAAGTTATCGATGGCAAGAATGAACCGTTTATTTATATCGGAAAAGGCAACACGACCAGCTTTGAAGGCAACAAACCAATCACAGTCCAAATGGAACTTGAACATGAGCTTCCATACAATCTATTTATTGAATTTACGAAAAAAGTATAG
- a CDS encoding metallophosphoesterase yields the protein MNRKFAISDIHGQFEPLKALLAEAKFNPEQDTLVVVGDMIDRGPQSAEVVRFLKGMQDQHPENIFVTLGNHEIMMRRYAFEGNSHMWLYHGGTEVIKEFNTEFVTVTERNEHFVWLANLPLYVMDEEHFFTHAGIDPFEPLANQKEDVTFMQLRQLYLQPANAMTKRIGNRKIVHGHTPYPFVYQTERFVSCDTGASIFKEGKLSLADLTNNVYFSCETETLHITKQGIRLITELERLKG from the coding sequence ATGAATAGAAAGTTTGCTATTTCGGATATTCACGGCCAGTTTGAACCGCTGAAAGCCTTGTTGGCCGAGGCAAAATTCAATCCAGAACAGGATACGCTTGTTGTTGTCGGTGATATGATCGACCGGGGTCCGCAATCAGCCGAAGTCGTCCGGTTTTTAAAGGGGATGCAGGACCAGCATCCGGAAAACATTTTTGTTACACTCGGAAATCATGAAATTATGATGCGGCGCTATGCCTTTGAGGGGAATAGCCATATGTGGCTGTATCATGGGGGAACTGAAGTAATTAAAGAGTTTAATACAGAGTTTGTAACAGTAACTGAACGGAACGAGCACTTTGTCTGGCTTGCCAACCTTCCCCTCTATGTTATGGATGAAGAACATTTCTTTACCCATGCTGGGATTGATCCATTCGAACCACTCGCAAACCAAAAAGAAGATGTAACCTTCATGCAACTAAGGCAGTTGTACCTTCAGCCAGCAAACGCCATGACAAAACGGATTGGCAACAGAAAAATTGTCCATGGCCACACGCCGTATCCCTTTGTGTATCAAACAGAAAGATTTGTATCATGCGATACGGGAGCAAGCATCTTTAAAGAAGGAAAACTTTCCCTAGCCGACTTGACGAACAATGTTTATTTCTCCTGTGAAACAGAAACGCTTCACATCACGAAACAGGGCATCCGGTTGATTACAGAATTAGAAAGACTAAAAGGGTAA
- a CDS encoding Imm74 family immunity protein yields MKITGTSSYILIEVDNKVVKVQGELLVNGFAAYTDTMKNWEPPHEKEVIDSAMKQKIIQEALDYTKDFQFKIEFV; encoded by the coding sequence GTGAAAATAACAGGTACATCTTCTTATATATTGATAGAGGTGGACAATAAAGTGGTAAAAGTGCAGGGAGAACTGCTAGTGAATGGTTTTGCTGCTTATACCGACACGATGAAAAATTGGGAACCTCCGCATGAGAAAGAGGTAATTGACAGTGCTATGAAACAAAAAATTATTCAGGAAGCATTGGATTATACGAAAGACTTCCAGTTCAAAATCGAATTTGTTTAA
- a CDS encoding SGNH/GDSL hydrolase family protein has translation MKIKRLLSSTLLISSLVLSLPFVTSAKNVVKQDFDYVALGDSLAAGQTPYKELKDGYADFLADRFTQSQYNVELDNFGVSGYKTTNILNELTNPANPKFNSLRAAIQDAELVTIDIGANDLLADLSKIQQNPLLAHGAIKKIGENLYGILSTVDSIKRDSKVYVMGYYNPFPHLPQEQQASLLPLLTSFNQMIETIALANGDVFVPVDQVIKKYEKEYVPNPADIHLSSQGYEAIAKEFWKTYLKNRN, from the coding sequence ATGAAGATTAAAAGATTACTTTCTAGTACTTTATTAATTAGCTCCCTGGTTTTGTCACTGCCTTTTGTTACTTCCGCGAAGAATGTTGTTAAACAGGACTTTGATTATGTTGCGTTGGGAGATTCACTTGCGGCTGGTCAAACACCTTACAAGGAACTTAAAGATGGATATGCAGACTTCCTGGCCGACAGGTTTACTCAGTCTCAATATAATGTAGAGTTGGACAATTTTGGTGTTTCGGGATACAAGACTACAAATATATTAAATGAACTGACCAACCCAGCCAATCCAAAGTTTAATTCGTTACGAGCAGCTATCCAGGATGCAGAATTGGTAACAATTGATATTGGGGCTAATGACCTGCTCGCTGATTTATCGAAAATACAACAGAACCCTTTACTTGCCCATGGTGCTATAAAAAAGATTGGCGAAAACTTGTATGGAATTCTCAGTACGGTTGATAGTATTAAACGTGATTCGAAGGTCTACGTAATGGGCTACTATAATCCCTTCCCACATCTGCCGCAGGAGCAGCAAGCTTCGCTATTACCTTTGCTTACGAGTTTTAACCAGATGATTGAAACTATAGCATTGGCTAATGGGGATGTGTTTGTACCAGTAGACCAAGTGATTAAAAAATACGAAAAAGAATACGTTCCTAACCCTGCTGATATTCACTTAAGTTCTCAGGGGTATGAAGCAATCGCCAAGGAGTTTTGGAAGACTTACCTGAAAAATAGAAATTAA